The genomic DNA GTATGGGGAATCGAATTGTGACCGATGTTCTTAAGAATCTTTCCGAACAGTCGTTGTATCGTGATGTTCCAAAATTTAATCAGGTGATTCTGGCAGCTCCCGATATCGATGCCCGGACCTTCAAATACGAAATCGCTCCAAAAATTACGCAGGCCGAGCGTGTGACGATTTACGCTTCTTCGAACGACAAAGCTCTGAAAGCATCGCAGTTGGTGCATCAGGGACGGCGACTTGGACAGGGTGGAGTTGAGTTGACCGTCTTCCCGGAACAAAAATTCATCGACATGATCGATGCATCTCAGGTCGATTTCGGACTCTTCGAACTGGGCCACGCCAGTTACGCCGATGGACTACTGGTCGATGTTAAGCGAACACTGTCGGGTGCACCTGTGGTTTCCAGAGGTCTGACCGCTCACGAATCCCACTATGCGTGGCTGGTTCCCGGACCAATACAACCGGTGGAAGAACAACCATCAGGAATCCAGACGGCTTCTCTGGAGACGCTTTCTCCAGAAGTCGCCGTACAGGAAGTGCCTCAGGAAACTGCAACCAACAGTCGTTGGACATGGTGGAAAATCTTCTGGCCGTTTTAAATCAACTTCCTGATAGACCCATTCAATTCGAAAGAACGCTGGCATAATGCATCAGCAATGAACTATACATGGTTCAGCTGATTCCAGTATTTTCGAGTATCGAATTGGATAGACCATGTCGAAATTTTCATTGCATCTTATTCTGATGATCTCCCTGTTCTTTTCTGTGAAGTCTTCTCTTGCACAGGAAAATGACTTGATTCACACTCGGGCCATTCCAATTGAAGACCGCGTGATGCTCGACTTGCCCAAAATTGGGACACAGTCTGAAAAAATCGATTTCCGTAAGCTTCCGAAAATTCCATTTGAACATGCTGTGATCAGCGATGTGCGTGACCAGGGCGGACATTGGGTTCATCAGCATGCCTATGTCTGCGACTTTGCAAATCAGTATTGGGCCATGTGGAGTGATGGACCAGGCCTACCTCGTTCTGGCGTGGCTCCAGAAAAGCATCGAAATATTGTGCCCGGGCATGACCGCCCGGGAACGAGAGTTTCCTACGCGACCAGCTCAGATGGTTTAAATTGGAGTGAGCCCAAAGATTTGAGCGGTCCGCCCCGACGAGAGGGATTCGGTTGGATTGCCCGTGGATTCTGGATTCGTGATGGCCAACTCCTTGCACTGGCAAGTCACTTTAATGCTCCTGGATATCCGGGACCTGGTTTGAGCCTGGAAGCCTTTCGTTGGGACGAAATGAAGAACTCATGGGAGAGCCACGGCACGGTCAATGATGACACTCTGAATAATTTTCCACCAAAGAAACTCCCTGATGGTCAGTGGCTGATGACAAGACGCGATCATCGCCAGCAAGTCAGCGTTATTATCGGTGGTGTTAATTCGTTCGACGATTGGCACAACCGACCGCTGGCGAAATATGGAAAAGTACAGAAGCCAGAAGAGCCTTATTGGTACACTTTGCCGGATGGGAAAACGCTGGTCGGTTTAATTCGCGACAATGGTGGCTCAAAACGCTTACTACGTTGCTTCTCGACCGATCAGGGAAAAACCTGGAGTGAAATTCAAACAACGAATTTTCCAGATGCGACTAGCAAATTTTTTGTGCTTCGGACATCCCGTGACTTTTACGTACTGGTATCCAATTCAAATCCTAAAAGACGGGATCCTCTCACCATTGCAATCAGTCGAGACGGACTGATCTTCACATCTCTGCTCTATCTGATTGGTGAGCGCCACATCGATTATCCGCACATCATCGAAAAAGATAACCACATTCTGATTGCATTCTCGGGAGCAAAACAGACTATGGAAGTCGCGAAAGTGAAACTCGACGACCTGGAAGATGCATTAGACGCTGAGTGACTTTTTCCATTTTGATCAGGTTCAATCAGCATGGCATTTCAATAGCTTGCGATGTCATCCATAAATTGCCACACTCGGACAAATAATGATTTTTAATACAACTTCTGCCAACGGATGCATCGATGCCGGTATTATCTGCGAATGAACTTTTGGAAATGGGAACAAAGATCTTAACTGCTGCGGGAGCAACTCCTGAAGAAGCAAGTGTTGTGGCTGCGGAACTTTCCGGGGCGAATCTGGTCGGGCACGACAGCCACGGTGTGATGAGATTGATGCAATATGTGAGTTTCATTCGAGATGGTCACATCAAACCGGGAGTCAGCCCGGAAGTGATTCGGGAAGGAGCGGCTTTTCTGGTTGTCGATGCCCATTTCGGGTTCGGTCAGGTCGCTTCCACTTTTGCATTCGATCAGCTGGCTACAAAAGCCCGCGATTGCGGAACAGCCGATGCTTTCATTCGCAATTGTAATCACGTCGGCCGACTCGGCTCTTATACGGAAATGGCAGCCGAGAAAGGCTTTGCCGCTTTGATGTCCGTAAATGCTCCCGGCCCAGGCCAAGTAGCGCCATTCGGAGCGATGGAGCGTCGCATGGGAACGAATCCGATTTCGATGGCGGCTCCCGGAAACGAGGCTCCCATCGTGCTCGACATGACGACCAGTGCAACAGCCGAAGGGAAATTGCGAGTTGCTCATCAATCGGGTCTGCAGGTCCCGGAAGGCTGGATGATTGACGGAGCCGGCAACCCGAGTACAACTCCCGGCGACTTTTATGCAGAACCTAACGGCTGCATTTTACCATTGGGCGGCCCGTTGGCTCATAAAGGTTTTGGCCTTTCCGTGATGGTCGATGTTTTTTGCGGAATCCTCTCTGGCAGCGGAGTCGGTCGAAACGACTTGCCTCGCGGAGCCAACGGAGTCTGGATGCAGCTGATCGACATCGAGCAAATAGTCGGGCGAGAAGAATACGATGGCTGGATGAAGTCCTACGAAGAGCACATCAAATCAGCGAAAAAATGCCCGGGCGTGGAAAAAATCATGTTTCCAGGCGAAATGGAACGACAAACCTATACCAAGCGAATTCAGGATGGCGTTTCCATTCCAGATGAAACCTGGCGTCAGATCAGTGAATTGGCAGGGACTTTGAATGTTTCAGTCTGATTCAACTCCTTCAGACATTTGATATATACAGTCATTGATCTGACAGGAAATTCGCTTTTCTGAAACTCCCGGTTGACGCTGGCTTGTCAGATGTTCTATCTTCCGGCACGGGTGGACAGCATGCGTCCGCTCTTTTTACGCAAACTGTTTCCTCTTTCCCACGTAGAACCAATTAAACTATGAGCGATCTAATTCCTGTGCATGGTGGTCTATCTGAACCTGTCTGCCGCACTGTTCCGGCAGCAGATGTCGAGACCTTCAAAAGCGAAGCGGCTTCTTTGACAAAAGTGCCGATGACTGCTGCTGACCTCTCCAGTGTCTACCGTATTGCAGACGGAACACTTTCTCCGCTCGAAGGTCCGATGGACAGTGCGACCTACAATCTTGTACTCGATGAGTCGGTCATCGAAAACGATGGCAAAAAATATGCCTGGACCATTCCGATTTCTTTCCCGGTCACTTCCGAACTGGCTGGCAAACTGTCTAGCGGTCAAAAAGTTGCTTTGACCTGCCCGGAAGGTAATGTCGTCGGCACGCTGGATATCAGTGATGTCTTCGAATGGGACAAACCTCGTTATCTGAAATCTGTTTACGGCACCGAACGAACCGATCATCCGGGAGCCGACATGGTTCTTGTGAACGATGCCGACAAAACACACCTGCTCGGCGGAACCCTGATGGCATTGCCACAGCCAAAGAATCCTTCATTCGGTCAGTATGTTCTCAGCCCACGTGAAACTCGCAAACTGGTTGCTGATAAAGGCTGGGATGCCGTTGTCGCTTTCCAGACACGTAATCCTCTGCACCGTGCACACGAATATGCTCTCGTGTACGCACTCGAAACCCTGATCCGCGATGGCAAAAACGCAGGTGCGATTCTGAATCCTCTGGTTGGTGAAACCAAAGGGGATGACGTCAGTGCAGAAATCCGCATGGAAACCTACGAGAAGTTGATTTCCGATCGTGCAATGGGTGATGGCGACAGCGATCCCGAACTGTGGGGACCTCGCAATGAAGCTGTGCCGGATCGCGTTGTCCTGCTCGGTCTCGACCTCAAAATGTTCTACGGCGGACCAAAAGAAGCGGTCATGCACGCGATTTATCGCCAGAACTACGGCTACACCAACATCGTGATTGGCCGTAAACATGCCGACGCTCCCTTCAAAGATGGATCCGCCATCTGGGGTGATTTCGATGCTCAGGAAATCTTCAATAACCTGAACGGAGAACTGCAGATCAAGCCGATCAACGTCGGCTTTGCAGCGTATTATGAATCAATGGGCCGCGTCGATTTGATGGAAAATCATAAAGACGAAAAGCCTGTGTTCATCTCTGGTAAAGACGTCCGTGCGACACTTCAAAAGGGTGAATTGGTCGATTCACGAATTATGCGAGAAAGCACTTCGCAGATTCTGGCAGCGGCTATGAAACAATAATCATCTTCGGATGAGATGCAAATAATAAAAAGCCGATCGAATTTTCGATCGGCTTTTTTAATGATTCAATCAACCATGAATACAAGCACGAAGCGCAAGCGAGTCTGTTGATCCAGAGAGAACACACTCGCTTGCGCTTCGTGCTTGTAAAAAAATTCGCCTTCAACCTTCTCAAGTCGCATCATCCGCTAACCCATACTCTTCAATTTTCTTATGCAACGTGTTGCGATTGATCCCGAGTCGGGTGGCGGTTTTGGTCTGAACGCCGTGGCAGACTTTTAGGGTCTGGCTAATCAGTTGCTTTTCGACCATGGAAACAATCTGCTGGTAGAGGTCGGTCTCGTCACCGGATTGTTCGGCCATGCCGAAATTAATTAACTCTTCGCAGATCGTTTCGACATTGCGAGACTTACTGATCCCCAGGCGAATTGGCGAAAGTCCTCGAACATGGGGCGGCAGTAAATCGACGGAAAAGTCTGGGCCATCGGCCATAACGACCGCTCGTTCAACATAGTTTTCCAGTTCACGAACATTACCAGGCCAGGTGTAGGTCGTCATTACTTCCAGAGCATCTTTGGTCAACTTCAGTGGTGCACAGTCATTTTCGGCTGCATATTTATCGATAAAATATTCAATGAGTTCGGGAAGATCTTCCGTGCGATCCCGTAATGGTGGCAAAAAGATCGGCAGCACATTCAGTCGATAATACAAATCCTCTCGAAATCGTTCTTCTTCGACTTCTTCCAGTAATTCGCGGTTGGTCGCAGCGACAATTCGGGTATCGACCGTGATGGTCTTTGTATCTCCGACGCGTTCAAACTCATGTTCCTGGAGCACGCGCAGCAACTTCACCTGCAGTGGGAATCCCATGGAGTTGATTTCATCGAGAAACAATGTTCCGCCGTGAGCCGCTTCGAATCGTCCGGTTCGGTTCTCAAAAGCACTCGTAAATGCGCCCTTCACATGGCCAAACAGTTCGCTTTCGAGCAGACTTTCACTCAGGGCTCCACAGTTAACCCGAATATAGGGTCCCGAACGACGAGGGCTCAGTTCATGAATCGCCCGGGCAATCAACTCTTTACCGGTTCCAGTCTCTCCCAACAGCAAAACTGTCGCCGAGGATCGCGCGACCCGTTCGGTCGTGCGATACACTTCCTGCATGGCAGGGCAATTCCCTATGATTCCTGCCAGAGCACTGGGGCGATCAGAAGCGATGTTCATTTCTCTATTTCAACTCAAATGGTGTATTTCAAAGTTCGTGATTTGCCTGTCGGATTTCTCCAATGGACAATCGCGCGGTGCACTGTGATATAATATCGCACTTGATTGCAATTATTATAGGCTTCTAGGCAAATTTTGATGACCTTTTTACGAAATCATACGTACACATATCGGAATAATTGTTTATCCCCAAATAAATAAGTGCCTAACCAGAATGCACGTCGCCTGCTTATTAAGCATTCCATGTATATTTAATGAGCATTTTTGAATAGTGGTGCATATTCTCAAGCCGATCTTAGACTGATAAGACAAACTGGATCTTGCTCACGGGATTGCGATTCCTGATTGGATCGGTATAACGAAATGCCAAATAACCCGTAATTGGGTATTTCTCTGTATTGAAATGCTTTTGAGACCGTTGAGATTCCTATGAAAGTTCTTGTGATTGGCCAGGGTGGACGTGAGCACGCATTGGTGTGGAAGTTGTCGCAATCCCCTCAGGTCACAAAAATTTATTGTGCTCCAGGTAATGCGGGGACTTCGCAGCATGCCGAGAATGTGGATATCTCCGATGCGGACATCGATCAACTCCTGGCTTTTGCCAAGCGGGAAAAAATTGACCTGACAGTGCCCGGACCGGAAGTCCCGCTGGTTCTAGGCGTCGTCGATCAATTTCGCAAAGCAGGCCTGACGATCTTCGGCCCGACAAAAGCAGCAGCCGAGCTGGAAGGCAGCAAGACTTTCGCTAAGCAAATCATGCGTGGGGCAAAAGTTCCAACTGCGGATTACATCACGTTTGATAATCTGAATCGAGCAGTGAATTATATTCACGAACGCTGTGGCGGGGGACGATTTGCCTCCAACGAACGTCCTATGAATGTGACTAATGAAGAGGGAGAACTCTTTCAGCGAACGAACCCTCTTTGGGAACAGCCAATTGTCGTGAAAGCCGATGGGTTGGCAGCCGGTAAAGGTGTGCGAGTTTGTCATGACGCTGACGAAGCCCTCGAATTTGTAAGGGATTGCCTGGCGGGAAACCGTTTCGGAGAAGCAGGCAGCCGAGTGATTATTGAAGAATGCCTGATGGGTGAAGAAGCGAGTATTCTGGCGATTGTTGATGGCAAAACAATTGTCACGCTCGATGCCAGCCAGGATCACAAAGCCGCTTACGATGATGATCAGGGACCCAATACCGGCGGCATGGGGGCTTACTGCCCAACGCCCGTAATTGATGCGGCTATGATGGATCAGATCACACAGACGATCCTCATTCCACTGGTTCACGAGATGAAGCGAAAAGGCTGTCCGTTTGGTGGTGTGCTTTACGCCGGCATCATGATGACGCGGCAAGGCCCCAAAGTTCTGGAGTTCAATGTGCGATTTGGAGATCCAGAAACGCAGCCGGTATTAATGCGGTTGAAATCCGATCTGTTCGAAATGCTGTATGCAGCAGCGCAGGGGAAATTGCGGGACGTGCCGGAACCGGAGTGGGATCCGCGACCAGCCGTCTGTGTAGTCATGGCTTCCAAAGGGTATCCTGGAGACTATGAAAAAGGGTTTGCAATTCGTGGTCTCGATCCTAAATCTGACTCGGAAACCTCGCGAGTTTTTCATGCGGGCACGAGCATAAAAGACGGCAAGATCGTCAACTCAGGCGGCCGCGTTCTCGGCGTGACGGCTCTGGGAGATAATCTCGACCAGGCGAAACTGAATGCCTACGAACGTGTTAAGGGGATCCGCTGGGAAGGTGCCTGGTGCCGTAAGGATATCTCTGATAAAGCCCGGCCAAAAACTGAGGCAAATGTTGAGGAGACAAAAGTTGAGACCGATGAGGTCTAACTTGTAACCCATCAGCTGATTCATCAAAATGGAACCGCAGATGGACGCGGATGAACACAGATTTTTTATCCGCGTTTATCTGCGTCCATCTGCGGTTCAATTCTTAGAGAAACTGACATCGCTACTCGTCAGGCACAGCCTGACCTACGGCTTTTTGAAATGGTGGGACGATTTTGAGTCGGATGTTTGCCAGTTTGATTCTCATCATTGCAGGGATGACGCTTTGCAGTGTCCCCTGCTCTGCTCATCCGATTTCTGTTTCTGATGCGTTTGTCGAAATCGAACCGGACCGGCTTGTGACCCGTATCGAAGTGTACGTTGAAGATCTCTATCTGTTCCACAATCTGCCGCTTGATGCTGACAATAAACTTTCCGTTGAGGAGATCAAACGGGGGACAGAATTGCATCGCAGTTTTCTGGAGAAGAATTTTTTCATTCTCGATCAGGATGGCACTCCGTTAATGCCAAAATTTCTTTCCGTTGATGATCAGGATCTTCCCGGCGTTGCGATTCCGTTTGGGCAGTTGATGTTCTTTAAGCTGAATTATCATTTTGAGTATCCGATCTCGGAACCGCCTCAGTTTTTGACGTTCCTGCATAAGTTCGTGAATGAGAAATCCGCCTTTCCTGCGGAAGTGCAGGTCAAAGTAAAACCTCCTTACGGCAGTCGTCTGCAAAGCCTGCTGTTGCCCAATCAGCCTTGGACGACGGAGATTCCGACGAAGGAATCAGCAACAAAAGAAGCGGAACTCTCTCCTCAAGAACAGATGGAACAGGATCGTCAGAATTCTCTGGGGATGCGATCTTATGGAGAAACTTACGCGTTTCTGTATGTGGAGCCGAATGAAATTCGCCTGGAAACTTTGGTTCCGCTGGCGACGCTCTCAGGCTCCCTCGATATTGCCTCTGACCCAACCGGCAAACTCGATCTGAAACAGCAGGAAGAATTGAAACCGAAAATCGAAGAGTTGTTCCGCAAGTCGATTCAGCTGAAAACCGATGGCGAGCCCACTCCGGTGGAATTCGATCGCATTGAATTTTTCGGAGTCGCCATTCGCGATTTTTCCAAGAACCGCCCGCCCCAAGTCGTCAGTATGGCGAATGCTCGGGTGGGTGTGATTCTTTCGATCTCAAGAACACCGTCAGATAATAATGTGGAACTGAAATGGGAGCTTTTCAATGAGTTTCTGTATCAGGTCAGTTTGATTCTCGTGCAGGGAGAAAGCACCGAGCAGAAAACTTTGCGGCAGGTGGATGATCAGAATGTTTTGACGTATTCACTAGTTCAAAATAATGAAGACCGTCAACTACCCGCTTCGGTTTTAATTGGCCCGGAATTGCAGATGCAGTTGGATCAGCTCCATGAAATGCAGTCAAGAATCCCCCTCCTGAAGCGGACATTCATCGGGCTGGTTGCCTGTTTGATTCTAACCGTAACAGTCTCAATGTTATTATCGAGGGATAATCGAATAAAATCCTACTTCCTGAGTGTAGTTATTTTATTAAGTGCTCTGTTAATTGCACCTACTATTACTACCAGCTGGACTATCCAACAATCAATGATCGTTGAATTTGAGTCCAGGGTGAATGCCGAGGAAATTACCGAACAACTCTTAACCCAGGTTTATCAGGCCGTGAATGAACGGGACGAAACTGCGACTTTCGAAGCGTTGGAAAATGTTGTTTCCGGTCCTCTGCTGCGGGAGATGTATCTGGAGATTCGGCAATCGCTGACGATGGAAACACAGAACGGAGCGGTTGGGCAGGCGGGTGCAGTTGAAGTTGAAACCTGCGAATTACTCTCCAACAATTTCGACAATTCAGCAGGTCCTGAATTTCGTTATCTGTGCCGTTGGAATGTGCCGGGGCGCGTGGAACACTGGGGGCATATTCACGAACGGACGAACAGCTATCTGGCGGAAATGCAGATCTCTGCTGATCCGGATGATCAAGGACAATATCTCTGGAAAATTACAGAGCTTGAGTTACAAAATGTAGATCAAAAACCAATTTCAACGTCGGTTCGTAAATTTTAATCGCTTGCCTACATCCTGATTATTCCCCCAAAATTCCCAGAAATTTGGCTGGAATGGGTAATTTACCCTATAAGGTTTGACGAGATTTAGTAAAATAAAGATGCGCTGATATCATTATGTCAATCAATGACTGATTGCATAGGGGCCATCAAGCCAACGTTTCCCGCACAATATGCACGCCAACTTTCCTTCCTCATGGCTTCCGCAAAACTATTGATTTTCAAGTGATTTCAGTTTCCACAACTGTAATTTGCATCAATTTTGCCGCGACTCAAGCGAAATTGTTGCTCCAGAGCCATGGACTGCCTCTATAATTGAACATGCAAGTATTTCAGTTTCGCTGCCCGAATTGTAAAAAGTCATTGCGAATCCGCATGGATCGTGCCGGTCAGACTGCGCAGTGTCCGAATTCAGACTGCGGCGCCAAATTGAAACTGCCAACTCTGGAACAGATTGAAGCCAAGCTCAAAATGAAGGCTCTTAACAAAGAGTCATCTTCACAACCTCCGGTGAAACCATCGAAGCAGACGCCTGTCGCAAAAAAACAATATACAAAGCCTGTTCGAACCAAAAGGCCTGCACCTGAGTTTGCACCGTTACCAAAAACGAGACGGGAACTTCGCTCCGGCAAGCAATCTGCAACCAAAACCAAAGGTCAAAAAAAATCTGCCAGAAGACTCTGGCCGATTGCGGTCGGTATTGCCGGAGTTGTCGTGCTGGCGTTTGCCGTCAGTAGTTTTCTGCCTTCCGGGTCAACTGGAGATGTTTCTCCTGGTTCTACTCGCATTTTTGCCGAACAGCAAAATGAGTTTTCGACTAAAGTCATCCCGTTTCTGGAAAAATATTGTATCGACTGCCACAGTTCAGATTTTTCTGAGGGGGGTGTCAAATTCGATCAACTAGATCCCGATACCAATCTGCTGGAGAACCATGAATTCTGGCATCATGCCTATCTGCAGATTTCACTGGGAGCAATGCCACCCTCCGATGCCGAGGCTCCTCCTCAAGCTGAGCGGGAAGCTGTCGCAAAATGGCTGGATGGTGCAGTCAATCACTTCGATTGTCAGGGGATCAGTAATCCCGGGCATGTGACCGTGCATCGATTGAATCGTTCGGAGTACGACAACACAATCCGCGATTTACTGGGCGTCAATCTTGAACTCTCGAAAAACTTTCCAACTGACGATGTCGGCTACGGATTCGATAACATCGGCGATGTGTTAACGATCTCTCCGATTCTGATGGAGCGATATCTTTCAGCTGCAGAAACGGCGACCTCAGCTGCGATTGCGTTGCCGGAATCTTTCATTGTCGATCGCAAGTGGACTGGAAACGATTTTGTGATCAGTGGTTCTGGCTCAGCCAATTCCAACGAAGTCGGCTTCCCTTCGCGAGGCTCGGCCAAGGCTCGCTTCAAGGCCACTGCCGCAGGAAAATACGAATTCAGTGTGGTTGTCGCTGCGACTCAGGCGGGCGATGAACTCGCCAAATGTAAGATCTCACTTGACAATTCTAAAATTGAATCCCACGAAATCCCTGAACATCGAAAATACAAAACGATTGCCTGGTCGCAGGATGTGAAAAAAGGGGATCACGAACTGGATGTCGCGTTTGAAAACGATTTCTACGATCCAGATGCGGAAGACCCGAAGCGTCGCGATCGAAATATGTATTTGAAATACGTTGAAATCATTGGCCCGGAAAAAGTGCCTGACTCGGCTTATCCTGCTTCACATCGCATGATTGTGACCGCCACGCCTTCCGACAAACTGGCCCCTGAGCAAGCGGCATTGCAGGTTATGAAAAAGTTCACTGACCGAGCATTCCGTCGGCCCGTCACCGATCAGGAATTGACTCGTTATTTGAAAATCTTTGAGCTGGCTCAGTCTCGTAATGAAACGTACGAACGATCGTTGCAGATTGCGATTCAAGCCGTGCTGGTTTCGCCCGAGTTTCTGTTCCGTATTGAAAACAAACCAGATAGCAAGAATGCTGTGGCTGTTGAGAATTTCGCGCTCGCCTCACGAATCTCTTATTTCCTGTGGAGCAGCATGCCGGATGAAGAATTGTTTGAGCTGGCAAAGTCTGGAAAATTGAATCAGGATGAGGTTCTGACCAAACAAGTTAAACGAATGCTGCTCGATCCAAAGGCCAAGGCTCTCACCGAGAATTTCGTGGGTCAATGGCTGGGACTGCGACAATTGAACGAGCTCTCTCCCGACCCGGATATGTTTCCAGAGTTCAACAAAGAACTCGTTCGAGATATGCAGCAGGAAACCGAACTTCTTTTTGCTAACATCCTCGAACGGGATTTAAGCCTTACAGAACTTCTAACCGCAGATTACACATTCGTTAACGAAAAACTGGCAAAGTTATACGGAATTGATTCGGTCA from Rubinisphaera italica includes the following:
- a CDS encoding sialidase family protein: MSKFSLHLILMISLFFSVKSSLAQENDLIHTRAIPIEDRVMLDLPKIGTQSEKIDFRKLPKIPFEHAVISDVRDQGGHWVHQHAYVCDFANQYWAMWSDGPGLPRSGVAPEKHRNIVPGHDRPGTRVSYATSSDGLNWSEPKDLSGPPRREGFGWIARGFWIRDGQLLALASHFNAPGYPGPGLSLEAFRWDEMKNSWESHGTVNDDTLNNFPPKKLPDGQWLMTRRDHRQQVSVIIGGVNSFDDWHNRPLAKYGKVQKPEEPYWYTLPDGKTLVGLIRDNGGSKRLLRCFSTDQGKTWSEIQTTNFPDATSKFFVLRTSRDFYVLVSNSNPKRRDPLTIAISRDGLIFTSLLYLIGERHIDYPHIIEKDNHILIAFSGAKQTMEVAKVKLDDLEDALDAE
- a CDS encoding Ldh family oxidoreductase, with the translated sequence MPVLSANELLEMGTKILTAAGATPEEASVVAAELSGANLVGHDSHGVMRLMQYVSFIRDGHIKPGVSPEVIREGAAFLVVDAHFGFGQVASTFAFDQLATKARDCGTADAFIRNCNHVGRLGSYTEMAAEKGFAALMSVNAPGPGQVAPFGAMERRMGTNPISMAAPGNEAPIVLDMTTSATAEGKLRVAHQSGLQVPEGWMIDGAGNPSTTPGDFYAEPNGCILPLGGPLAHKGFGLSVMVDVFCGILSGSGVGRNDLPRGANGVWMQLIDIEQIVGREEYDGWMKSYEEHIKSAKKCPGVEKIMFPGEMERQTYTKRIQDGVSIPDETWRQISELAGTLNVSV
- a CDS encoding sulfate adenylyltransferase → MSDLIPVHGGLSEPVCRTVPAADVETFKSEAASLTKVPMTAADLSSVYRIADGTLSPLEGPMDSATYNLVLDESVIENDGKKYAWTIPISFPVTSELAGKLSSGQKVALTCPEGNVVGTLDISDVFEWDKPRYLKSVYGTERTDHPGADMVLVNDADKTHLLGGTLMALPQPKNPSFGQYVLSPRETRKLVADKGWDAVVAFQTRNPLHRAHEYALVYALETLIRDGKNAGAILNPLVGETKGDDVSAEIRMETYEKLISDRAMGDGDSDPELWGPRNEAVPDRVVLLGLDLKMFYGGPKEAVMHAIYRQNYGYTNIVIGRKHADAPFKDGSAIWGDFDAQEIFNNLNGELQIKPINVGFAAYYESMGRVDLMENHKDEKPVFISGKDVRATLQKGELVDSRIMRESTSQILAAAMKQ
- a CDS encoding sigma-54 interaction domain-containing protein — protein: MNIASDRPSALAGIIGNCPAMQEVYRTTERVARSSATVLLLGETGTGKELIARAIHELSPRRSGPYIRVNCGALSESLLESELFGHVKGAFTSAFENRTGRFEAAHGGTLFLDEINSMGFPLQVKLLRVLQEHEFERVGDTKTITVDTRIVAATNRELLEEVEEERFREDLYYRLNVLPIFLPPLRDRTEDLPELIEYFIDKYAAENDCAPLKLTKDALEVMTTYTWPGNVRELENYVERAVVMADGPDFSVDLLPPHVRGLSPIRLGISKSRNVETICEELINFGMAEQSGDETDLYQQIVSMVEKQLISQTLKVCHGVQTKTATRLGINRNTLHKKIEEYGLADDAT
- the purD gene encoding phosphoribosylamine--glycine ligase; protein product: MKVLVIGQGGREHALVWKLSQSPQVTKIYCAPGNAGTSQHAENVDISDADIDQLLAFAKREKIDLTVPGPEVPLVLGVVDQFRKAGLTIFGPTKAAAELEGSKTFAKQIMRGAKVPTADYITFDNLNRAVNYIHERCGGGRFASNERPMNVTNEEGELFQRTNPLWEQPIVVKADGLAAGKGVRVCHDADEALEFVRDCLAGNRFGEAGSRVIIEECLMGEEASILAIVDGKTIVTLDASQDHKAAYDDDQGPNTGGMGAYCPTPVIDAAMMDQITQTILIPLVHEMKRKGCPFGGVLYAGIMMTRQGPKVLEFNVRFGDPETQPVLMRLKSDLFEMLYAAAQGKLRDVPEPEWDPRPAVCVVMASKGYPGDYEKGFAIRGLDPKSDSETSRVFHAGTSIKDGKIVNSGGRVLGVTALGDNLDQAKLNAYERVKGIRWEGAWCRKDISDKARPKTEANVEETKVETDEV
- a CDS encoding DUF1592 domain-containing protein, which produces MDRAGQTAQCPNSDCGAKLKLPTLEQIEAKLKMKALNKESSSQPPVKPSKQTPVAKKQYTKPVRTKRPAPEFAPLPKTRRELRSGKQSATKTKGQKKSARRLWPIAVGIAGVVVLAFAVSSFLPSGSTGDVSPGSTRIFAEQQNEFSTKVIPFLEKYCIDCHSSDFSEGGVKFDQLDPDTNLLENHEFWHHAYLQISLGAMPPSDAEAPPQAEREAVAKWLDGAVNHFDCQGISNPGHVTVHRLNRSEYDNTIRDLLGVNLELSKNFPTDDVGYGFDNIGDVLTISPILMERYLSAAETATSAAIALPESFIVDRKWTGNDFVISGSGSANSNEVGFPSRGSAKARFKATAAGKYEFSVVVAATQAGDELAKCKISLDNSKIESHEIPEHRKYKTIAWSQDVKKGDHELDVAFENDFYDPDAEDPKRRDRNMYLKYVEIIGPEKVPDSAYPASHRMIVTATPSDKLAPEQAALQVMKKFTDRAFRRPVTDQELTRYLKIFELAQSRNETYERSLQIAIQAVLVSPEFLFRIENKPDSKNAVAVENFALASRISYFLWSSMPDEELFELAKSGKLNQDEVLTKQVKRMLLDPKAKALTENFVGQWLGLRQLNELSPDPDMFPEFNKELVRDMQQETELLFANILERDLSLTELLTADYTFVNEKLAKLYGIDSVKGSKFQQVSLKEKPRRGLISHAGILTLTSFPNRTSPVKRGEWVLENILAQDPPPAPPSVPSLEETQASNPNLSFREQLVLHQKDPICSSCHKLMDGIGFGLQNYDAIGRWREEEGGHPIDSRGDLPDGKSFNGPLELIKILGQRPDEFTRCLSEKMLTYALGRGLQWYDRCTIDDIIMATRNDEYRISRLIVEIVKSPAFRKQQVSH